A single window of Gammaproteobacteria bacterium DNA harbors:
- a CDS encoding cyclic nucleotide-binding domain-containing protein, which yields MSDDTIDLIEFASLVPIKALGMEHCRELLKQSEVCTVTRGQLVFSQGDAADSIVYVMSGDVELLVDNKSVKKIKGGTRLAKLPLEQGNAYQHTALALSDVVCVKVDSNSLDIMLTWDQSGGYEVQDLDDSGDEGDWMAKLLQAQVFQRIPPGNIQSIFIRMQTHHFKAGEAVIRQGEEGEHFYIIRDGHCRVIRKTRKNPEGMVLARLKAGDNFGEESLISGGKRNASIVMESDGVLMSLSKTDFLELLNEPLLKWITYNEGRNLIADGAVWIDVRLPAEYQARHIKKSFNIPLPLLRNKLEKLDRARGYLIYCDSGRRSSIATYLLSQHGINAYVLQDSLDNLPPAEME from the coding sequence ATGTCTGACGACACAATTGATCTGATTGAATTTGCTTCCCTCGTGCCTATTAAGGCGCTGGGTATGGAGCATTGTCGAGAATTGCTCAAGCAGTCGGAAGTTTGTACGGTAACCAGGGGACAGCTGGTCTTTTCGCAAGGGGATGCAGCTGACAGCATCGTGTATGTGATGTCCGGCGATGTGGAATTGCTGGTTGATAATAAAAGCGTAAAAAAGATTAAAGGCGGCACCCGTCTCGCCAAGCTGCCATTGGAGCAGGGAAATGCCTATCAACATACGGCATTAGCGCTATCGGATGTGGTGTGTGTAAAGGTCGACTCAAACAGTCTGGACATCATGTTGACCTGGGATCAGTCCGGGGGCTATGAGGTACAGGATCTGGATGACTCCGGCGACGAGGGCGACTGGATGGCCAAGCTGCTTCAGGCGCAGGTATTTCAACGCATTCCTCCCGGCAACATACAGTCCATATTTATTCGCATGCAAACGCATCATTTTAAAGCCGGAGAAGCGGTGATCCGTCAGGGCGAAGAGGGTGAACACTTTTATATTATTCGTGACGGTCATTGCCGGGTGATCCGTAAAACGCGGAAAAATCCTGAGGGGATGGTCCTGGCCAGGCTAAAGGCGGGTGATAATTTTGGTGAAGAGTCGCTGATCTCGGGCGGTAAGCGCAATGCCAGCATCGTAATGGAATCCGATGGTGTATTGATGAGTCTGTCAAAAACTGATTTCCTGGAGTTGCTCAATGAGCCGTTGCTGAAATGGATAACGTACAACGAAGGCCGGAATTTGATCGCGGATGGTGCGGTATGGATTGATGTGCGGCTGCCAGCGGAATATCAGGCCCGGCATATTAAGAAAAGCTTCAATATCCCTCTACCCTTGTTGCGGAATAAGCTGGAAAAGCTGGATCGTGCCCGGGGATATTTGATTTATTGTGACTCAGGCCGTCGTAGTTCGATCGCCACCTATTTGTTGTCCCAGCATGGCATCAATGCTTATGTGCTCCAGGATTCGCTGGATAATTTGCCACCGGCAGAAATGGAATAG
- the birA gene encoding bifunctional biotin--[acetyl-CoA-carboxylase] ligase/biotin operon repressor BirA — translation MNALEQILILQLADGQFHSGTALGQQTGRTRTAVWKAIRSLQQNGLSIYSVRGKGYRLAEALELLNRDQILALLDEIAERNNAPEYLQQLDVFHDIESTNAYLLDVAKNSPQTAHACLAEQQTAGRGRRGRRWVSPFGGNLYFSLLWQFSAGASQLGGLSLVVAVAVMRALAALGLRSAGVKWPNDILVNGKKLAGILLEVSGEAAGPCAVVIGVGLNVRAGGQAMAALDQPWTDLESELGQPVPRNHLASQLICHLIDVLREFEIGGLSPFLKEWASYDVFADCEVVLNSAQGNIHGIARGVDETGALILVTTEGVQRYHSGEVSLRAVPARGHNVK, via the coding sequence ATGAACGCCCTCGAACAAATCCTTATATTACAGCTGGCTGATGGCCAGTTTCATTCCGGTACGGCGCTGGGGCAGCAGACAGGTCGCACCCGCACGGCGGTCTGGAAGGCGATACGATCCCTGCAACAAAATGGCCTGTCAATTTATTCAGTACGCGGCAAGGGGTATCGGCTCGCCGAAGCTTTGGAGCTGTTGAACCGAGATCAGATTCTTGCCTTGCTGGATGAGATTGCAGAGCGAAACAATGCGCCTGAATATTTACAGCAGCTGGATGTTTTTCACGACATCGAGTCGACCAACGCCTATTTATTGGACGTCGCAAAAAACAGCCCTCAGACCGCCCATGCCTGCCTTGCGGAGCAACAAACTGCGGGGCGGGGTCGGCGTGGCAGGCGCTGGGTATCACCGTTTGGTGGCAACCTATATTTTTCCCTGCTGTGGCAATTCAGCGCGGGGGCTTCACAGCTGGGTGGATTGAGCCTGGTTGTTGCCGTTGCCGTCATGCGCGCGCTAGCGGCGCTTGGATTACGCTCAGCCGGGGTTAAATGGCCCAATGATATTTTGGTGAACGGCAAGAAACTGGCGGGAATTTTACTGGAAGTATCGGGAGAGGCCGCCGGACCCTGCGCAGTGGTGATCGGGGTGGGGCTGAATGTACGAGCGGGAGGCCAGGCAATGGCGGCGCTGGATCAGCCCTGGACAGACCTTGAGTCAGAGCTTGGGCAGCCGGTGCCCCGCAATCACCTGGCGTCGCAATTGATTTGTCACCTGATCGATGTGCTGCGGGAGTTTGAAATCGGAGGGTTGTCGCCCTTTTTGAAGGAGTGGGCGAGCTACGATGTATTTGCCGATTGTGAGGTAGTGCTGAACTCTGCGCAGGGCAATATCCATGGCATTGCGCGCGGCGTTGATGAAACGGGCGCACTGATACTGGTGACAACCGAGGGTGTACAGCGATATCACAGTGGTGAGGTGTCGCTGCGAGCAGTGCCAGCCAGGGGACACAACGTAAAATGA
- a CDS encoding type III pantothenate kinase: MKTLLLDAGNSRLKWAFCEQGQLSRQGALSYEWLTLAAQLDAELGSLVSAEWPLAEVILCNVAGEKLEAAVWAMVSIQECKHQAHDRVQERASLTIKKVVAQSAAFGVRCAYEQPAQLGADRWVALVAARHHCDGVSCVIDCGTALTLDVLTAEGRHAGGMIIPGMEMMLASLVENTHGILASKRPELSPFAVRNTADAVQAGIIAAMRGSVQQMLQHCRDELGVEPICVLTGGNANWLLPGLPDTAMLEPDWVLKGLAIIAAENRVSSIGTRHTGNHD, translated from the coding sequence ATGAAGACCCTGTTACTGGATGCCGGTAACTCGCGCCTGAAATGGGCATTCTGCGAGCAGGGTCAGCTGTCGCGGCAGGGGGCGCTCAGTTATGAATGGCTGACCCTTGCTGCCCAGCTGGATGCGGAGCTTGGCAGTCTGGTGAGTGCGGAGTGGCCACTTGCCGAGGTGATATTGTGCAATGTGGCGGGGGAGAAACTGGAAGCCGCAGTGTGGGCCATGGTGTCGATACAGGAATGCAAACACCAGGCGCATGACCGGGTTCAGGAAAGGGCGTCGCTGACGATAAAAAAGGTAGTGGCGCAATCCGCGGCCTTTGGGGTGCGCTGTGCCTATGAGCAGCCTGCGCAATTGGGTGCAGACCGCTGGGTGGCGTTGGTCGCGGCACGCCACCATTGTGACGGTGTAAGCTGCGTTATTGATTGCGGCACGGCACTGACGCTGGATGTGCTGACCGCAGAGGGGAGGCATGCCGGTGGTATGATCATTCCCGGCATGGAGATGATGTTGGCAAGCCTGGTCGAAAATACCCATGGAATTCTTGCCAGTAAACGGCCTGAGCTATCACCCTTTGCCGTCAGAAATACCGCGGATGCCGTACAGGCCGGCATTATTGCCGCGATGCGCGGCAGCGTGCAGCAGATGCTGCAACATTGCCGGGATGAGCTGGGCGTAGAACCGATCTGTGTGCTGACCGGAGGCAATGCAAACTGGCTGCTACCGGGGCTGCCCGATACTGCCATGCTGGAACCCGACTGGGTGCTCAAGGGGCTGGCGATCATTGCCGCCGAGAACCGTGTGTCATCTATCGGTACCCGCCATACAGGAAACCATGATTGA
- a CDS encoding SPOR domain-containing protein, protein MKAIFLLLVLLNLAYFYYQGSAEDDAKTSVLLAQPTLPAGAVSLVLLRERGLGGGEAEPEPDASSTEQPSPRVAKKTEPTAVALVLASPLQPPVNPPPQQPQKSAEAACFTFGPFDDPDLAERAVEAASTLGISVERRQESQRTPKGYWVYLPPSTSYQAAKRKVTELQKKDLTDLFIMGKGSHQNAISLGLFKSREAAEDRLKQVHELGLKAEFETQYRVSEQSWLDMSVPGDKTAIIAELTEMAEGFSEASLTQRKCL, encoded by the coding sequence ATGAAGGCGATTTTCCTGCTGCTTGTGCTGCTCAACCTGGCCTATTTTTATTATCAGGGCAGTGCCGAGGATGATGCGAAGACATCGGTCCTGCTGGCGCAACCGACGCTGCCGGCGGGCGCGGTGTCCTTAGTGCTGTTGCGCGAGCGGGGCCTGGGTGGTGGCGAAGCGGAGCCCGAACCCGACGCTTCGAGCACAGAGCAGCCATCCCCGCGGGTGGCGAAGAAGACGGAACCGACAGCGGTAGCGCTAGTCCTGGCAAGCCCGCTGCAACCACCTGTTAACCCGCCACCACAGCAGCCACAAAAATCCGCCGAGGCCGCCTGTTTTACCTTTGGGCCCTTTGACGATCCCGACTTGGCGGAGCGCGCCGTTGAGGCCGCCAGCACACTGGGCATCAGCGTTGAGCGGCGCCAGGAATCGCAGCGTACGCCAAAGGGCTACTGGGTCTACCTTCCGCCATCGACAAGCTACCAGGCCGCAAAACGAAAAGTGACGGAACTGCAGAAAAAGGACCTGACGGATCTGTTTATCATGGGCAAAGGCAGTCACCAAAATGCCATTTCCCTCGGGCTGTTTAAAAGCAGGGAGGCGGCGGAGGATCGCTTGAAGCAGGTTCATGAGCTGGGCCTGAAGGCCGAGTTCGAGACACAGTACCGGGTGAGCGAACAATCGTGGCTGGATATGTCGGTGCCAGGCGACAAGACCGCGATCATCGCGGAATTGACCGAGATGGCAGAGGGCTTCTCCGAGGCCAGTTTGACGCAGCGCAAGTGTCTATAA
- a CDS encoding tetratricopeptide repeat protein, with amino-acid sequence MNIQHKNRRKNCLLALLLGVTAFASNPALADISGGQAAILKGNFAKAFTEFKEDAEKGIPEAQAAVAVMLHIGQGVKRDLPGALSWYRKAAEKGYEAGVANVGIMYYKGAGVAQNDVQAYAWLDLASHMRGGREHNAKARVASFLSEKQLKEAQKLAADYRQKYLKK; translated from the coding sequence ATGAACATTCAGCACAAGAATCGTCGGAAAAATTGTCTCCTGGCCTTGCTCCTGGGTGTGACTGCGTTCGCCAGTAATCCGGCGCTGGCCGATATCTCCGGGGGACAGGCGGCGATTCTCAAGGGCAATTTTGCGAAGGCCTTTACGGAGTTTAAGGAAGATGCCGAAAAGGGCATACCCGAGGCGCAGGCGGCCGTGGCCGTTATGCTGCATATCGGTCAGGGGGTGAAGCGCGATCTGCCGGGGGCACTTTCCTGGTACCGCAAGGCGGCGGAAAAGGGCTATGAGGCCGGCGTGGCGAATGTCGGCATCATGTATTACAAGGGGGCCGGGGTCGCTCAGAATGATGTACAGGCCTATGCATGGCTGGATCTGGCGAGCCACATGCGTGGAGGGCGTGAGCACAATGCCAAGGCGAGGGTGGCAAGTTTTCTGTCGGAAAAGCAGCTCAAAGAGGCCCAGAAGCTGGCCGCCGATTATCGACAGAAGTATCTGAAAAAGTAA
- a CDS encoding PilZ domain-containing protein: MDIQAGDRDRRVAEAPRLEQRAGDRHTLALDTEVHFREQALNGMFRCRTSNIGLQGAFLPAKQLPIITTTEIDLVFHARPRSQARHFRLCARLVRLQEDGAAVTFCPADEDELREFRRFLLRAKIAARK, encoded by the coding sequence ATGGATATACAGGCAGGGGACAGGGACAGACGAGTTGCGGAGGCGCCCCGCCTCGAGCAGCGTGCAGGCGACCGTCACACGCTCGCGCTTGATACGGAGGTCCATTTTCGTGAGCAGGCGCTAAATGGCATGTTCCGCTGCAGAACCAGCAACATCGGATTGCAGGGCGCATTTCTTCCGGCGAAGCAACTGCCGATCATCACCACAACCGAAATCGATCTCGTGTTTCATGCCCGCCCCCGCTCGCAAGCTAGGCATTTTCGACTGTGCGCAAGGCTGGTGCGCTTGCAGGAGGATGGGGCCGCCGTGACCTTTTGTCCCGCGGACGAGGATGAGTTACGCGAATTTCGCCGCTTTCTGTTAAGGGCCAAGATCGCCGCCCGGAAATAA
- the htpG gene encoding molecular chaperone HtpG encodes MTVEAHKETLGFQTEVKQLLHLMIHSLYSNKEIFLRELISNASDAVDKLRFEGLSDDALFEGDSEFAIQVAFDKDARTVTISDNGIGMTRLEVIDHIGTIAKSGTSQFFASLTGDQAKDSNLIGQFGVGFYSAFIIADRVTLTTRRAGLGAEHGVRWESAGEGEYTLETVDRPARGTEVVLHLREGEDEFLNGMRLRNIISKYSDHITLPILMEKQHFGDDKDKPAELELETVNRASALWARPRSEITEEEYAEFYKHVAHDFEEPLAHTHSRVEGKYEYTSLLYIPGRAPFDLWDREQRHGIKLYVRRVFIMDDADQLMPNYLRFIRGVIDSNDLPLNVSREILQHNKAIDNIRAGSIKKVLGLLEVMAKDDAEKYARFWKEFGLVMKEGPGEDFANQGRIAKLLRFSSTHTDSPTQEVSLADYMGRMKPAQEAIYFVTAESFAAAKNSPHLEIFRKKGIEVLLLTDRVDEWLVSSLTEFEGKPLKSVAQGELNLGELEDETEKSAQEEIGKAFEDIIARVKAALGDSVSDVRITHRLTTSPACLVTRESDMSANLERILKSAGQKIPENRPVFELNPEHPLVLRLKDEADESQFTALTQVLFDQALLAEGGQLDDPASFVKRMNELLLAMAK; translated from the coding sequence ATGACAGTTGAAGCGCACAAAGAAACCTTGGGATTCCAGACTGAGGTAAAGCAATTGCTGCACCTGATGATTCACTCACTCTACAGCAACAAGGAGATATTCCTGCGGGAGCTGATCTCGAATGCGTCAGATGCCGTGGACAAGCTGCGTTTTGAAGGGCTCTCGGATGACGCCCTGTTTGAGGGCGATTCGGAATTTGCTATCCAGGTCGCCTTTGATAAGGACGCCCGCACGGTCACCATCAGCGACAATGGCATAGGCATGACACGCCTGGAGGTTATTGACCATATCGGCACCATCGCAAAATCCGGGACCTCGCAGTTTTTTGCCTCGCTGACCGGTGATCAGGCAAAGGACAGCAACCTGATCGGCCAGTTTGGAGTGGGTTTCTACTCCGCCTTTATCATTGCCGACCGGGTCACACTGACCACCCGCCGGGCGGGTCTGGGTGCCGAACACGGCGTGCGCTGGGAATCGGCGGGCGAGGGCGAATACACGCTGGAGACCGTGGACCGGCCGGCGCGTGGTACGGAGGTGGTGTTGCATCTGCGTGAGGGTGAAGATGAATTCCTGAATGGCATGCGGCTGCGCAATATCATCAGCAAATACTCTGATCACATCACCCTGCCGATCCTGATGGAAAAACAGCATTTTGGCGACGACAAGGACAAGCCGGCCGAGCTGGAGCTGGAGACCGTCAATCGGGCCTCAGCACTCTGGGCCCGGCCCCGTAGCGAGATCACGGAGGAGGAGTACGCCGAGTTCTATAAGCATGTCGCCCACGATTTTGAGGAACCGCTGGCGCACACCCATAGCCGTGTGGAGGGCAAATATGAGTACACCTCATTGCTCTATATTCCTGGTCGCGCGCCATTTGATCTGTGGGACAGGGAACAGCGGCACGGTATCAAGTTGTATGTGCGTCGCGTGTTCATCATGGACGACGCTGACCAGCTGATGCCCAATTACCTGCGCTTTATTCGCGGGGTGATCGACTCAAACGACCTGCCGCTGAATGTGTCGCGTGAAATCCTGCAACACAATAAGGCAATCGATAACATCCGCGCCGGTTCCATCAAGAAGGTGCTCGGCCTGCTGGAAGTCATGGCCAAGGATGATGCCGAGAAATACGCGCGCTTCTGGAAGGAGTTCGGGCTGGTCATGAAGGAAGGGCCGGGCGAGGACTTCGCCAATCAGGGACGCATTGCCAAGCTGTTGCGCTTCTCCAGCACCCACACCGACAGCCCAACGCAGGAGGTGTCGCTGGCCGATTATATGGGCCGCATGAAGCCGGCGCAGGAGGCCATCTATTTCGTGACCGCGGAGAGTTTCGCCGCCGCCAAGAACAGCCCCCATCTTGAGATCTTTCGCAAGAAAGGCATCGAGGTCCTGCTGTTAACCGATCGGGTGGATGAATGGCTGGTCAGTTCCCTGACCGAGTTTGAGGGCAAGCCGCTGAAGTCGGTGGCCCAGGGTGAACTGAATCTGGGTGAGCTGGAAGACGAGACCGAGAAATCCGCACAGGAAGAGATCGGCAAGGCCTTCGAGGACATTATTGCGCGGGTCAAGGCGGCGCTGGGCGACAGCGTCAGTGATGTGCGGATTACGCATCGCTTGACGACCTCGCCGGCCTGCCTGGTAACCCGGGAAAGTGACATGAGCGCCAATCTGGAACGCATCCTGAAATCGGCCGGCCAGAAGATACCCGAGAACAGGCCCGTGTTTGAACTGAACCCGGAGCATCCGCTGGTACTGAGATTAAAGGACGAGGCCGACGAGTCCCAGTTTACCGCCCTGACCCAGGTGCTGTTCGATCAGGCATTGCTGGCGGAAGGCGGTCAACTGGACGATCCCGCAAGCTTTGTGAAGCGGATGAATGAGCTGCTGCTGGCGATGGCAAAATAA